Within Amycolatopsis sp. FDAARGOS 1241, the genomic segment CACTCCCCCGGCCCTGTGCGGCCCGTCACGAAACGAGCGGGCCGAACCTGCGCAGGGTCTCGTCGCGGCCCAGCGCCTGCGTGATCGAGTGCAGGTCCGGGCTGCGCGTGGACCCGGTGATCGTGACACGGATGATCTGCGAGGCCTCGCGGATCGAACCCGGGAACGCGTCGGGGTCCTTCTTGAACTCCTTGGCGTTGCGGGCGAAACCGTGCTTCGCCGCGACGTCGCGGATCTGCTGGAACCACTCCTGCCCGTCGTCGAGCTGCTGGTAGTTCTCGACGAAGTCCGAGGCGACCGCGCGCACGACGTCCGGCGCGACGCCGAGCGCGGCGATGCGCTCGTCGTCCGGCCCGGTCACAGGTGCGAGCAGCTGCGGGAAGAAGAACCCGTAGACCGCGCGGAACTCGCTCCACTTCTTGAGGTCCTTGCGCGGGTTCTCGACCCCGACGCGCTCGACGGACAGCGCCCGCAGCGCCAGTTCCTCAGACGAGTCGAGCACGGAGTCCAGCTCCGGGTCGAACTGCTGCGCCCACGTGCGCACTGCCGCGAGGATGTCCTCACCCGACAGCGTCGCGACGTGGTCGGCGGAGATGTCGTCGAGCTTCACCAGGTCCACGAGCGGTCCCGCGACACCGCACTCGTCGAGGTTGATCGGTTCCCGCAGCGCCTGCTCGAGAGGCAACTCGGCGAGCCGGCCGTTCGCGAGCCCGCGCAGGTAGTACAGGACGGCCTCGGTCGGGTAGCCGGCCTCGATGTAGAAGTCGACCGACGCCTCGGGGTCCTTGCGCTTCGACAGCTTGCGCTTGCTGCCGCCCTCCTGCTTCATCAGCGGGGCGATGTGCGCGTAGGTGATCGGCTCGAACCCGAGCGCCTCGAACAGCTGCTGGTGCACCGGCACCGACGAGATCCACTCGTCGCCGCGGATCACGAGGTTCACGCGCATCAGGTGATCGTCCACGGCGTGCGCGAAGTGATAGGTGGGCAGCCGCGGGCTCTGCTCGGAGCTCTTGAGGATCACCACGTCGTTGCGGTTGGCCTCGGCTTCGATCGTGCCGCGGATGGCGTCGGTGAAGCGTACGCGCTGACCGCTGTCGTCGGGCGCGCGGAACCGCACGACCCACGGCTCGCCGGCGTCGAGCTTCGCCTGCACGTCGGCCGGGTCGGCGTCGCGCCAGATCGCCCACGAGCCGTAGTAGCCGGTGGGCAGCTTGGTCGCCTGCTGGCGCGCGGTGATGGACGCGAGCTCGTCCTTCGTCGCGAAGTCGATGTACGCGCGGCCTTCGCGCAGCAGGTGGCGCACGTAGGTGAGGTAGATCTGCTCGCGCTCCGACTGGCGGTACGGGCCGTAGTCACCACCGCGCAGCGAGTCCTCGTCGGCGGCGAGGTGGAAGTAGGAGAAGCCGCGCTCGAACTGCTCCAGCGCGCCCTCGACCTCGCGCGACTGGTCGGTGTCCTCCACGCGCACCAGGTAGCGGCCGCCCGAGCGGCGCGCGACGTCCTGGTCGATGGTGGCCACGTAGATGCCGCCGATGTGCACGAAGCCCGTCGGGGACGGGCCGAACCGGGTCACCTTCGCGCCGTCGGGCAACGGCCGCGCCGGGTAGCGCTGTTCCCAGTGCTCCGGCTCGGGCAGATCCGCGGGGAACAGGGCGTCGATGACCGCTCGGTCCAGCATGGGGGGTCGGGTCTCCCAGGTCGTTTCAGGCGTCTTCCTACTCCTTCGAGTATCTCCGACCACCGGAAACGGGCCTCGCGCAGGTCCCTGGAGACGAGCGGGTTGCTCGACGACCGTTTCCGATATATCGTGAACGTGTCGCAACCGTTCGAGAAAGGAACACTGATCATGAGACGACATCCCTTCCCCGGTGCGCGAGGCGCGCACTTCGAGCACGGTGAACACGGCCGTCCGGCGTTCGGCCCTTGGGCCCGCGAGTTCGGCGAGTTCGGGTTCGGTCCCGGCGGTCCTCGCGGCCGGCGCGGACACGGTCCGGGCGGGCGGCGGGGGCACGGCCCGCGTCGCGGCCGACGCGGCGACGTCCGCGCGGCGATCCTGGTCCTGCTGGCGGAGCAGCCGCGGCACGGCTACGAGATCATCCGCGAGATCGGCGAGCGCAGCGGCGGCTTCTGGAAGCCCAGCCCCGGCTCGATCTACCCGACGCTGCAGATGCTGGCCGACGAGGGCCTGGTCGTGAGCAACGACGAGAACGGCAAGAAGCTGTTCCAGCTCACCGACGAAGGCCGCGCGGCGGCGGAGCAGCAGACCGGTACCCCGCCGTGGGAGCACTTCGCCGAGGAGGTCGACCCCGTCGAGGTCGACCTGCGCAAGGCGGGCGCCACGCTCGCGGCGGCGGTGGTGCAGGTGATGCGCGCCGGCTCCCCGGGCCAGCAGGCCCGCGTGGTCGACGTGCTCAACGAGGCACGCCGCTCGATCTACACGATCCTCGGTGAGGTCGAAGACGATTCCGCCGAAGACGGCTCGCCGGAGACGGCCGAGTGACCCGGCAGGACGAGGCCGGTGGGCTTGCCGCGCGTGTGAACGCGGTAGCCCACCGGCAGCGTCACGCCGGCGGCCAGCCCGCTGCCGGTGCCGCGAAGCACCTCGGCGACGGCTCGTTCGGCCACCTTCGGACTGAACTCGATCTTCAGCACTGACTCCAGTGACGCGTGATCGGCGAACTGCCAGCGCGTCGCGACCCGCCGGAGGCGGAAGCCCTCGGCCGCGAAGAACCGTTCCACGGCAACCGGGTCGTAGTGCGGCAGATCCGCTCGCATCCATCCGCCGTAGGGTTCGCTCGTCGCGTCGAGGTCGACGATCACGATCGACCCGCCGGGCCGCAGCACGCGCTCCGCTTCGCGCAGCCCCGGTTCGCAGCCCGGCCCGAAGAAGTACGCCGTGCGCGCGTGGACCACGTCGACGCTCGCGTCGGCGACCGGCAGCCGTTGCGCGCGGCCTTCCTTCACCGACACGTTCGGCAATTCCGCCACGCGCTTCGCCGCGTCGCGTGCCAGCGGTGCGTGCGGCTCGACGCCGAGCACCGAGCGCGCCTCGCGGGCGAAGTACGGCAAGTGGAATCCGTCACCACAGCCGATGTCCAGGACGTCGCGACCTGCCCACTCGCACTCTTCGCGCAGCGCGCGCCAGATCTCACCGCCGGCGTCCTGCGCGCGGTTCTCCAGCTCGTAAGCCCGCTGGTAGTACCAGATGTTGGGGCTCGGCAGGACCTCGGCCGAGTGGGACGACGCGGCGGAGCGGGAGAACCATCGCACGAACGACTCCAACGTCCTCGGCCGCGACCCGGTTCCGGGTTCCCAGCTCAGAGCGAAAAAATCACGGGCACCGCATAAACTTCTCCCTCAACCGGGGAGGAGATCACCATGTCGGTCGGCTCGGCCAGTGCCAGTGCGATTCCGGCCGGGCTCCCGTGCTGGATCGAGGTGGCCTGTCGCGACGAAGCGGTGACGCAACAGTTCTACACCGGGCTTTTCGGCTGGGAGTACGAAGTCCACCGCGACCCCGCGACGCCCACGGGGCGCTACTGGATCTCGTCGCTCGCGGGCGAGCCGACGGGCGGGCTCTACCAAGCGGGTGCGCAGAGCGCGCCCGGCTGGACGCTGCACATCTCGGTGCCGCACACCGCGAGCGCGGCCGAATGGGTGGAATACCTGGGCGGCCAGGTGACTCTCGGCCCCGTCGCGATCCCCGACCGCGGCAGCATCGTGCACGCGGTCGACGCTTCGGGCGCGCCCGTCGTGTTCTGGGAAGCGCCGCCGAATTGGCGGTTCGTCACCGGCGTCCCCAACACCTTCAGCGGCGCCGACCTCAACGCCCACGACGGCGCGGCGGCCGACCACTTCTACACGAAGCTCTTCAACTACGCGAGCCACCAGATCGGCGACGGCGACGCGTTCGACTACGTGGAATACCTCATCGAGCACACGCCCGTGCTCTACCGGTACGTGATGGGTTCCGAGTACAGCCGCGACACTCCCCCGCACTGGCTCGTGTACTTCGAGGTCGACCCGGCGCGCGGCACCGACGCGACGGCCGGCCAGGCGTTGATGCTCGGCGGGACCGTGGTGATCCAGCCGTACGACACCGCATACGGCCGCATGGCGATCCTCGCCGACCCCGACGGCGCGGTGTTCGCGGTCATCGACCACTCGCGCACGCTCGACGACATCGGCCGCGCCGAGGTCGACGACCCCTACGACGACTGACCCACCGGCTGACGCCTCAGCAGGCCCGTGAGCAGCACGATCCCGGCGTAACCACCGGCGACGACCCAGAGCGCCGTGCCCGGCAGCAGCCCGCCGACGAGCGCGACGCCCACCGCGCCGCCGGTTTGCCGCGCCGCGTTGAGCACGCCCGCGGCGAGCCCTGCCTTACCGGGCAACGCGTTCATGGCCAGCGACGTCATCGCGGGCATCGCGAGCGAGCAGCAGCCGAAGACCAGCGAGAACACGATCAGCGGCACCGGCGCCCGGTCGTGCGGCAGCAGCGCCAGGCCCGCCGAACCGGCCAGCGCCGTGAGCCCGCCGGCGATGATCGGCACGCGCGAGCCGAACCGGTGGGTGAGACCACCGCTGAAGAACGCGTTGAGCCCCACCGCGAGCGTCAGCGGCACGAGCGCCAGGCCCGCGGTGAGCGCGCCGAGGTGCCACACCCGTTGCAAGAACAGGGCGAGGCAGAACAGGGTGCCGTAGAGGCAGAAGTTGAACAGGCCACCGATGGCCGTCGCGACGGCGAAGTCGCGAACCTTGAGCACGCCCAGCGGCAGCACCGGCGCGGTGATCACCTTTTCGGCGACCACGAACGCGATCCCGGCGACCACACCGGCGACGATCAGCACGAGGGTCGTCGCGTCCGTCCAGCCCGCGTGGCCGGCCTCGATGAACCCCGCGACGACGCACGCCAGCGCCGCGGTGCCGAGGACTTGGCCGACGACGTCGAGGCGGGTCCGCTGGTGCGGCGTGGTCTCCGTGACGCACCGGCGCGTCAGCACGATCGCGATGAGCCCGATGGGCACGTTCACCGCGAACACGAGCCGCCAGTCGGCCAGCCCGACGGCGAGCCCGCCGAGCATCGGGCCGGCCGCGAGCCCGACACCGCTGAGGCCGCCCCACACGCCGAGCGCGCGGGCGCGGGCACCCGGGTCGGGGAACTGGTGGACGATCAGCGCGAGCGACGACGGCAGCAGCGCGGCCGCGCCGGCGCCTTGCACGGCCCGGGCGGCAACCAGCCACGGCAGGGAACCCGCTGCCGCACAGGCGATCGAGGCGACGACGAACACCGCGGTGCCGACTTCGAAGACGCGCCGCGAACCCCACCGGTCTCCCGCTGCACCCCAAGTGAGCAGGAACGCGGCCAGTGCGACGGTGTAGGAGTCGACGACCCACTGCAGCGCGGCCGTCGAGAGTTCGGCGAATTCGGCGCCGATGGCCGGCAGTGCGAGGTTCACGATGGTCGCGTCGAGCGTGATCATCACGAACCCGAGGCACACCGCGGTGAGCGCGAGCCGAGCCGGAGCCCGTTCCTGTGTCGAGGCGATCATGCCTCCGAGTGAACCCCGCGGACACTTCGGCGGTCCACGAACGGTTCGCTCACCGCTGGGAGGCACGGCCTCCCACCGCAGGTCAGGCGGGGACGAACGCGGAGAGCAGCAGCCAGGAGACGACGGCCGAGGGCAGCAGCGAGTCGAGGCGGTCCATGATGCCGCCGTGGCCCGGCAGGAGCGTGCCCATGTCCTTGATGCCGAGGTCGCGCTTGATCAGCGACTCGACGAGGTCGCCGAGCGTGGCCGTGAGCACGATCGCGGCCCCGAACACGGCGCCCTGCCAGGTGTGGCCGTGGAGCATCAGGCTGATCGTGAGGATGCCGGCGACGATGCCCGCGACCATCGACCCCGCGAAGCCCTCCCAGGACTTCTTGGGGCTGATCGTGGGCGCCATCGGGTGCTTGCCGCCGAGGACGCCGGCGATGTAGCCGCCCGTGTCGGAGGCGACGACGGCGATGAGGAACGTGAGCACTCGGCCGACTCCGTCGTCGGGCGGGACGAGCATCGCGGCGAACGCCCCGAACAGCGGCAGGTACGCGCTCGCGAACACCGACGCCGAGATGTCGCGGAGGTAACCATCGGCACCGCCGGGCAGCCGCCACAGCAGGCAGGCGAGCACCGTGATCACGAACGCCGTGAGGGCCCCCGCGCGGCCGAACGGCCAGGCCAGCCAGATCATCGCCTGGCCGCCGACGAGCACGGGGATCATCGCGACCTTGATGTTCGCGACACGGCGGAGCACGCCGGCGAACTCGAACGTGCCGACCCCGATCGCGATCGCGATGACCCCGATGAAGATGAAGCGGACGGTGAGCAGGGAAACGATGATGGCCGCGCCGAGCACCAGGCCCACCCCGATGGCGGCCGGGAGGTTCCGGCCGGCCCGGGAGGCCTTCTTCGCCGGTTCCGGCTCCTTCGCCGGCTCCGGCGGCGGGGTGTGCTCCACCCGCTCTTCTCGTTCCTCACTCACCTGGCTCATCAGACCTCGAGCAGCTCGGCTTCCTTGTGCTTCACCAGCTCGTCGACCTGGTGCACGTAGGTGTCGGTGAGGTTCTGCAGTTCCTTCTCGGCGCGCACGACCTCGTCTTCACCCGCCTCGCCGTCCTTGGCGATCCGGTCGAGCTCTTCCTTCGCCTTGCGGCGGATGCTGCGGATCGACACGCGGGCGTCCTCGCCCTTGCCCTTCGCGACCTTCACCATCTCCTTCCGCCGCTCCTCGGTGAGCTGCGGGATGACGATGCGGATGACGTTGCCGTCGTTGCTCGGGTTCACACCGAGGTCCGACTCGCGGATCGCCTTCTCGATGGCGCCGATCTGGGTCTGGTCGTAGGGCTTGATCAGCGCCATCCGCGCCTCGGGCACGTTGACGCTCGCCAGCTGGTTCAGCGGGGTCGGCGCGCCGTAGTACTCGACGACGATGCGCGAGAACATCGATGGGGTGGCCCGGCCGGTGCGCACCGACGTCAGGTCCTCCTTCGCGACGGACACCGCTTTTTCCATCTTCTCCTCGGCGTCGAGGAGGGTCTCGTCGATCACGGCTACTCCCGGTGTTGTGATTGTCGATCCAGTGCTGATCCCAGCAGGTCTACGCCGACGCCCCGTCGGCGGGGGTGCTGACCAGCGTCCCGATCCTCTCACCACTCACCGCACGGGCGATGTTCCCCTCGGTGAGGAGGTTGAACACGATGATCGGCATGTTGTTGTCCATGCACAGGCTGAACGCGGTGGCGTCGGCGACCTTGAGGTCCCGTTCGAGCACCTCGCGGTGGGTGATCTCGTGGAACATCTTCGCGTCCGGGTCGGTCTTCGGGTCCGCGGTGTAGACACCGTCCACGGCCTTGGCCATGAGCACGGCCTCGCAGCCGAGCTCCAGCGCGCGCTGCGCGGCGGCGGTGTCGGTGGAGAAGTACGGCATGCCGACCCCGGCGCCGAAGATGACCACGCGACCCTTCTCCAGGTGCCGCTCGGCGCGGCGCGGGATGTACGGCTCGGCGACCTGGCCCATCGTGATGGCGGTCTGCACGCGCGTGGGCAGGCCTTCCTTCTCCAGGAAGTCCTGCAGAGCCAGGCAGTTCATCACGGTGCCCAGCATGGCCATGTAGTCCGCGCGGTCACGGTCCATCCCCCGCTGGGAGAGCTCCGCGCCGCGGAAGTAGTTGCCGCCGCCGATCACCACCGCCACCTGGACGCCGGTGCGCGCGACCGCGGCGATCTGCCGCGCGACGGAGTGGACGACATCGGGGTCGACCCCGATCGAGCCGCCACCGAACATCTCGCCGCCCAGCTTCAGCAGCAC encodes:
- a CDS encoding glutamate--tRNA ligase, whose product is MLDRAVIDALFPADLPEPEHWEQRYPARPLPDGAKVTRFGPSPTGFVHIGGIYVATIDQDVARRSGGRYLVRVEDTDQSREVEGALEQFERGFSYFHLAADEDSLRGGDYGPYRQSEREQIYLTYVRHLLREGRAYIDFATKDELASITARQQATKLPTGYYGSWAIWRDADPADVQAKLDAGEPWVVRFRAPDDSGQRVRFTDAIRGTIEAEANRNDVVILKSSEQSPRLPTYHFAHAVDDHLMRVNLVIRGDEWISSVPVHQQLFEALGFEPITYAHIAPLMKQEGGSKRKLSKRKDPEASVDFYIEAGYPTEAVLYYLRGLANGRLAELPLEQALREPINLDECGVAGPLVDLVKLDDISADHVATLSGEDILAAVRTWAQQFDPELDSVLDSSEELALRALSVERVGVENPRKDLKKWSEFRAVYGFFFPQLLAPVTGPDDERIAALGVAPDVVRAVASDFVENYQQLDDGQEWFQQIRDVAAKHGFARNAKEFKKDPDAFPGSIREASQIIRVTITGSTRSPDLHSITQALGRDETLRRFGPLVS
- a CDS encoding PadR family transcriptional regulator, with translation MRRHPFPGARGAHFEHGEHGRPAFGPWAREFGEFGFGPGGPRGRRGHGPGGRRGHGPRRGRRGDVRAAILVLLAEQPRHGYEIIREIGERSGGFWKPSPGSIYPTLQMLADEGLVVSNDENGKKLFQLTDEGRAAAEQQTGTPPWEHFAEEVDPVEVDLRKAGATLAAAVVQVMRAGSPGQQARVVDVLNEARRSIYTILGEVEDDSAEDGSPETAE
- a CDS encoding class I SAM-dependent methyltransferase, translating into MRWFSRSAASSHSAEVLPSPNIWYYQRAYELENRAQDAGGEIWRALREECEWAGRDVLDIGCGDGFHLPYFAREARSVLGVEPHAPLARDAAKRVAELPNVSVKEGRAQRLPVADASVDVVHARTAYFFGPGCEPGLREAERVLRPGGSIVIVDLDATSEPYGGWMRADLPHYDPVAVERFFAAEGFRLRRVATRWQFADHASLESVLKIEFSPKVAERAVAEVLRGTGSGLAAGVTLPVGYRVHTRGKPTGLVLPGHSAVSGEPSSAESSSTSPRIV
- a CDS encoding VOC family protein, with the translated sequence MSVGSASASAIPAGLPCWIEVACRDEAVTQQFYTGLFGWEYEVHRDPATPTGRYWISSLAGEPTGGLYQAGAQSAPGWTLHISVPHTASAAEWVEYLGGQVTLGPVAIPDRGSIVHAVDASGAPVVFWEAPPNWRFVTGVPNTFSGADLNAHDGAAADHFYTKLFNYASHQIGDGDAFDYVEYLIEHTPVLYRYVMGSEYSRDTPPHWLVYFEVDPARGTDATAGQALMLGGTVVIQPYDTAYGRMAILADPDGAVFAVIDHSRTLDDIGRAEVDDPYDD
- a CDS encoding DHA2 family efflux MFS transporter permease subunit; translation: MIASTQERAPARLALTAVCLGFVMITLDATIVNLALPAIGAEFAELSTAALQWVVDSYTVALAAFLLTWGAAGDRWGSRRVFEVGTAVFVVASIACAAAGSLPWLVAARAVQGAGAAALLPSSLALIVHQFPDPGARARALGVWGGLSGVGLAAGPMLGGLAVGLADWRLVFAVNVPIGLIAIVLTRRCVTETTPHQRTRLDVVGQVLGTAALACVVAGFIEAGHAGWTDATTLVLIVAGVVAGIAFVVAEKVITAPVLPLGVLKVRDFAVATAIGGLFNFCLYGTLFCLALFLQRVWHLGALTAGLALVPLTLAVGLNAFFSGGLTHRFGSRVPIIAGGLTALAGSAGLALLPHDRAPVPLIVFSLVFGCCSLAMPAMTSLAMNALPGKAGLAAGVLNAARQTGGAVGVALVGGLLPGTALWVVAGGYAGIVLLTGLLRRQPVGQSS
- a CDS encoding phosphatidate cytidylyltransferase, with translation MSQVSEEREERVEHTPPPEPAKEPEPAKKASRAGRNLPAAIGVGLVLGAAIIVSLLTVRFIFIGVIAIAIGVGTFEFAGVLRRVANIKVAMIPVLVGGQAMIWLAWPFGRAGALTAFVITVLACLLWRLPGGADGYLRDISASVFASAYLPLFGAFAAMLVPPDDGVGRVLTFLIAVVASDTGGYIAGVLGGKHPMAPTISPKKSWEGFAGSMVAGIVAGILTISLMLHGHTWQGAVFGAAIVLTATLGDLVESLIKRDLGIKDMGTLLPGHGGIMDRLDSLLPSAVVSWLLLSAFVPA
- the frr gene encoding ribosome recycling factor; this translates as MIDETLLDAEEKMEKAVSVAKEDLTSVRTGRATPSMFSRIVVEYYGAPTPLNQLASVNVPEARMALIKPYDQTQIGAIEKAIRESDLGVNPSNDGNVIRIVIPQLTEERRKEMVKVAKGKGEDARVSIRSIRRKAKEELDRIAKDGEAGEDEVVRAEKELQNLTDTYVHQVDELVKHKEAELLEV
- the pyrH gene encoding UMP kinase, giving the protein MGDRVDGGYRRVLLKLGGEMFGGGSIGVDPDVVHSVARQIAAVARTGVQVAVVIGGGNYFRGAELSQRGMDRDRADYMAMLGTVMNCLALQDFLEKEGLPTRVQTAITMGQVAEPYIPRRAERHLEKGRVVIFGAGVGMPYFSTDTAAAQRALELGCEAVLMAKAVDGVYTADPKTDPDAKMFHEITHREVLERDLKVADATAFSLCMDNNMPIIVFNLLTEGNIARAVSGERIGTLVSTPADGASA